The nucleotide sequence AATATGAATACAATGATTTTACAAGAACCCACTTTCCTAACTGATAGACAAGGCAATACACTCTCGGCTGTTATTCCTATTGAACAATATAACGAGCTTTTGAGAATTGCTGAATTATATGAAGAGTTAGAAGACTTACAACTCTATTACGAATCTAAAGCCGACCCAACTCCTGCTGAGCCTGCTGATATAGTATTTAAAAGAATAGAAGCTCGCCGTAAAATCATACTTTGTTAAAATATTTGAAATAATCCATTAAATCCGGCAGCGATAGCTGCCAATCCGTGCACATCACAACTGACAATAGAAAATTATCCGTGTCAAAATTTGTGTGATTCGTGTAATCCGTGCGAGAAATTAACGCAGCAAAGCTGCAGAAACATAAAACTATAAACAATGAATACACCCGAAAAATTATCTCTCTTGCGCTCTAAAATGCAAGAAAACCACATCGACGCTTTTGTGGTATTCAGCGCCGACCCTCACCTTAGTGAATACCTACCCAAAGAATGGCTCGAACGCGCTTGGCTCTCTGGATTTACAGGCTCTGCGGGTTTTGTAGTCGTTACCAAAGATAAAGCCGGCTTGTGGACGGACTCTCGCTACTTTGTACAATCGGCTATCGAGCTCAAAGGCTCTGGCATCGACCTCTTCAAGGACGGTGTAGAAGGTACCCCCGATTATGCCGATTGGCTCGTATCAGTACTTCCCGCTGGGGCTACTGTGGCACTTAACGCCTTGGCAACCTCTCACATCGCTTGGGAAAAACTACAAGCTACTTTAGCCGCTCACAACATCAAATTGGTGCATAAACCTCTTATCGACCTTATCTGGACAAACCGAGAAAAAGACCCTCTTCATCACATTTTCGTACACCCCGACAAATGGGCAGGACAAACCGTAGCCGAGAAACTCACCGCTATTCGCAAAGCAATGGCTAACCACCGCACTACCTTGCACCTTATCACTGCCTTAGACGATGTAGCTTGGACACTCAACCTCCGCGGTAGCGATGTGGCTTACAACCCTGTATTCCTCGGTTATATCGCTCTATCCGATAAAGAAGCGACTCTTTTTGTAGATAAAGCTAAACTCACCCCTGAGGTAGAAGCTCATTTGGCAGCAGCCAAAGTAAACGTGCGTCCTTATGATGAGTTCTACAACTATTTGGCTACCGTAAAAGGACAAAATATACTCCTCGCCCCTAATACCAATCAAGCGATATTCGAAGCCCTCCAAAAGGACAATAAACTCGTGCAAGCTCCCGCTCCTGGCAACCTGATGAAAGCCGTGAAGAACGCTACCGAGCTCGAAGGATTCCGTACTGTAATGGTACGCGATGGGGTAGCAATGGTGAAGTTCCTCTACTGGCTTACCCACCAAGTAGGCAAAGAACCAATGACCGAATACAGCATCGGCAAGAAGCTACGCGACTTTCGTGCCGAAGGCAAGAACTTCGTAGGCGAAAGTTTTGGCAGTATCATTGGTTACCAAGGTAATGGCGCCATTGTGCACTATTCAGCTCCTAAGCACGGTAGTAAAGAGGTACACCCCGAGGGTAGTGTTTTGGTAGACTCTGGTGGACAGTATCTTGAAGGTACTACCGATATCACTCGTACCATTCCATTAGGCAAAGTAAGTCAACAGTTTATTGACGATAGTACCCTTGTACTCAAAGGAATGATACAACTCGCAATGGTACAATTCCCAAGAGGCACTCGCGGTGTACAGCTCGACGCCTATGCGCGTATGGCACTTTGGAAAAACCATAAGGACTATGGTCACGGCACTGGTCACGGTGTAGGTAGCTTTATGAACGTACACGAAGGACCTCAAAATATTCGCAAAGACCTCAACCCACAAGTACTATTAGCAGGTATGGTATGCTCCGACGAACCTGGGGTATATCTCGAAAATCAATACGGTATTCGTCACGAGAACCTCATTACGGTGCGTGAAGTAGCTACCAACGAGTTTGGTACGTTCTACGATTTCGAGACCCTCACCCTTTGTCCGTTTATGCCTTCAGGTATCAATGTGGCTCTCCTCACCGATGTAGAACGCCAATGGCTTAATGCCTACCACAAAACTTGTGAAGAAAAACTCGCCCCTCTATTAGAAGGTGATGTAAAAGAATGGTTCTTAACTCTTGTAAAACCTTTGTAGTTTAGCTTCTATTTGTTTTTAAATATACTGAAGGAAGGCTACCCGAAGCTCTATTTGGGTAGCCTTTTTTAATTATTACGCTTGTCAATTGTTTATTATTTTGTACTTTTGAGCCCAAAATATAATAAGATGTCTGTAGAAGTTCAACAACTAACAAAAATATACGGACAGCAAGTGGCTGTCAATGCTATCAGTTTTCAACTTGAAAAAGGTGAAATTACCGGCTTTTTAGGACCTAATGGAGCAGGTAAATCTACTACTATGAAAATGATTACAGGAGCGCTTACCCCTACTGATGGAACAATAACAGTAAATGGCATTGATATACTAAAAAATCCTATTGAAGCACAGAGAACAATAGGGTATTTGCCTGAACACAATCCGTTGTATACCGAAATGTACGTGCGAGAATACCTGCGCTTTATGGCTGAACTATACCCCAAAGTCCCCTCCGATAGGATTGAAGAGGTAATTGCTCTTACAGGGCTTTCTTCTGAAAGCGATAAGAAGATAGAGGCGCTCTCCAAAGGCTATCGCCAGCGTGTAGGCTTGGCTTCTGCGCTTATTCACGACCCCGAAATTCTTATACTCGATGAACCTACCACAGGGCTCGACCCCAATCAGCTGGTAGAAATACGCCATATTATCAAAGAGTTAGGTAAGCGTAAAACAGTGTTACTATCTTCTCATATTATGCAAGAAATTCAAGCTTTGGCTGACCGTGTGATTGTATTGCATAAAGGTAACATCGTGTTAGATAAGAAAATGACCGAACTGCAAAACAAAGAACAAATTATAGAAGTAGCTTTTGATTTTCGTGTCGAAGAACGCCTCTTGCGCGCTTTGCCTAACATAGTATCAGTGCATAATGTCTATGATTTTCTATATCAGTTACAGTTCGATACCTCAGAAGATATGCGCCCCACTGTATTTGATTTTGCCAAAGAAAACGGATTGAAAATACTACAAATTAATCACAAGCATAAAGACTTAGAAGAAACCTTCATTCAACTAACGGCTAATAATTAAAAAAGTTGCTTGATTTTTTCAAGCAACTTTTTTTATTGACCATTAGGCATTATTTTATTCAGAAACGCCTCTCTACAATTCTCAGCAATCGTAATGCGTTGTTTGCCAAATACTATTTGGTTGCGCTCCACTACTTTCACTTTGTCCAGAGCTACTATAAACGACCTATGCACTCGCATAAACCGTTCTTCCGGTAATTCCTCTTCCAATTTCTTCAAGCTCATCAGCGTTACAATAGGTTGTGACTGACTGTTGAGGTATATTTTTACGTAATCTTTAAGACTTTCTATATACAAAATATCATCATACATCACCTTTATTTGCTTGTAATCTGCCTTTACAAACATATAATTCTGCGCTATTTCGAGCGGTTTTTCAGTAACAGAAGGTGTGCTTAATAGCAAAGCCTTTTGAGCCGTCTCCAAAAACTCAGCATAATCAAAAGGTTTCAATAAGTATCCAATAGAGTTTACCTTATATCCCTCAATAGCGTATTGGTCAAAAGCCGTAGTAAAAACAATTTTAGTAGAGGTGGGTATCTTTTTAGAAAGCTGGAGCCCTGTAAGTTCAGGCATTTGGATATCCATATAGATAAGGTCGGGTGCGCTACCTTCATATAAGAACGTCAATACATCAATAGCATTGCTAAATTTGCCGACTAACCTCAGAAAAGGAGTCTTTACCACATAACTTTCTAGCAGTTGGAGCGCCATAGGCTCATCGTCTACAATGATACAAGTAAGTTGCATTTTGCCACAGATATAAAATTCCAAAGGCAAAGATACACTTATTTTTCCGTTATATACCCAAATAATGATATTTTTTCCTCCCGCACACTCCCACTGAGCTCCTCCCACAAATTTGCTAATCTCCTAATTTGCTAATTTTCTAATTCTCTTTTCCGTCGCCATATCCTCCCTCTCCTTGGGAGAAGTCTCCGAATAGGAGAGTATGTGAACGGGGTGAGGATTCCTCTTTCTTTCGCCTCGAAACCCCGTTTTTGGCATTTTTGGCATTGTTGTATTAAGCTATTAATCAATTTTTTACACACCCTTTCTATACCAATCGTCCAAGATTCGTATAAGCTTCCTATAAGCTCTCTATAAGCTAACCCCACCCTCCTCACAGCCTTTTTTCACCAAAATCTCTCTCAACCCTCTTCCGAAAATCTCCGTTTCCTTCCGAAAATTCAAAACCTCTCTAAGATTCTCTAAAAACTCCGACGAACCTCTCTCCCCATTTCACAAGGCGCAGCCTTGATTTTGTTTAAAATTTGTTTAATTTCTGAAGCACAGCCTCATTCCTCTAACTCAACCTCGCACCTCATTTCCTCATTCCCTAATTTTCTCATTTTCTCATTCTCTCATTTCCTAATTTGCTAATTATAACTATCTTTGCATTTTAATTACTCAAAAAACTATGGCAGATAAACACCATTACAAAGGTCTTACCGATGCGCAAGTCCTTGAAAGTCGCCAAAAATACGGCGAAAACTCCCTTTCATCAGTAGAAGGCGAACCGCTTTGGAAACAATTCTTAGAAAAGTTCACCGACCCCATTATCATCATTCTTCTCGTTGCCCTCGTCTTCTCTTTTGGAGTATCTACTTATGAATATGTGGTGCATAATGAAGGTTTCGATGCTTTCTTAGAGCCCATAGGGATTCTCTTTGCTGTACTCTTGGCTACAGGTGTCGCTTTCTATTTTGAACATAAAGCCAATAAACAATTCGAAATTCTCAATCAGGTAAACGACGAGATTTACTACAAAGTCATTCGCAACGAACACATTACACAAGTGCTCAAAAAGGATATTGTAGTAGGCGATATAGTGATTTTGGAAACCGGTGAAGAAGTACCCGCCGATGGCGAGCTCCTCGAAGCCGTATCAATGCATATCAACGAGTCTACCCTTACCGGAGAACCTTTGGTACACAAAACCACCAATCCATCCGATTTTGAGGCAGAAGCTACTTACCCTTCTAACTACGTTTGTCGCGGTACTTCGGTATCCGATGGTCACGGTATTTTTGAAGTGAAAAAGGTCGGCGATGCTACCGAATACGGCAAAGTGTTCGAGGGGGTTCAGATAGACAACACAGTGAAAACTCCCCTCAACGAACAGTTGGATAAACTCGCAGGAATGATTACCAAAATCAGTTACGCTATTGCAATTTTGGTGATTGTAGGTCGTCTTATCCTATATTTTACGCTTCCTGCTCATAACATAAACCAAATCGATTGGATTGATTTTGGTCACTATCTTCTCAATACAGCGATGATTGCTATTACCGTAGTGGTAGTTGCGGTACCCGAAGGCTTACCGATGAGTGTTACCCTCAGTTTGGCTTATAGTATGCGCAGTATGATGGCTACCAATAACCTCGTGCGCAAGATGCACGCTTGTGAGACGATGGGCGCTACTACCGTGATTTGTACCGATAAAACGGGTACACTCACCCAAAACCAAATGACTATCTACGAAACTTATTTCAATCGTTTTACAGATGAACAATTAGGTGAAAAACTCATCGCCGAATCGATGGCGGTGAACTCTACGGCTTACCTCGATTTTACTGATAAAGAAAAACCAAACGTGCTGGGGAATCCTACCGAAGGAGCACTCCTATTGTGGCTCTACGGCAAAGGAACCAACTACTTGCCCATACGCGAAGGGAGTGAAGTGCTTAACCAACTCACTTTTTCTACCGAGCGCAAATATATGGCTACTTTGGTGCAATCACCAGCGTTGGGCAAACCGGTATTGTACGTGAAAGGAGCTCCCGAAATCGTGATGACTTTTTGCTACGAGGGTGGTAAATTCCTTTCCGATATTCCTCAAGCCGATTTCGAGGCAAAACTATTACAATACCAAAACCAAGCGATGCGCACTATCGGTTTTGCATATAAAGTAATCGACGACCCGAATACGGTAATATCCGAAAATGGTAAGTTAGTGGTAAACGGCTTAAATTTTATAGGTATTACCGCTATTTCTGACCCCGTACGCCCTGATGTGCCTGCTTCTATTGAAGAGTGTTTGCACGCAGGCATTCAGGTGAAGATTGTAACCGGTGATACACCAGGTACCGCTCGCGAAATCGCCCGCCAAATACATTTGTGGGACGATACTTGCACCGAGCGTAACCAAATCACCGGCGTAGAATTTGCCGCAATGAGCGATACCGAACTCTTAGACCGCATTACCGACCTACGCGTGATTTCACGCGCACGTCCGCTCGACAAAGCACGCCTCGTGAACCTATTGCAACAAAAAGGCGAAGTTGTAGCCGTAACTGGTGATGGTACCAACGATGCACCAGCCCTCAAAGCTGCCCAAGTAGGTCTTTCAATGGGCGACGGAACCTCAGTAGCCAAAGAAGCTTCCGATATCACTATCTTAGATAACTCGTTCAGTAGTATCGGTAAAGCCGTGATGTGGGGGCGTTCACTCTATTTAAACATTCAGCGTTTTATCCTCTTCCAGATGACTATCAATGTGGCAGCGTGTATCATCGTGCTCATTGGGGCATTCTTAGGGGTAGAGTCACCGCTTACCGTAACTCAAATGCTCTGGGTGAACCTCATTATGGATACCTTTGCGGCATTAGCGTTAGCATCCTTACCACCGAGCAACCGCGTAATGAACGATAAACCTCGTGCGCGTGGTGCTAATATCATTACAAAGCCAATGACAAAAGGCATTTTTGGTGTAGGAGGATTCTTTGTAGTGTTGCTTTTTGGTTTCATTCAGTACTTTAAAAATGAGGATATCACCAGTCTCACTCAATTTTCAATTACTGATTATTTCAGTCATTTCTTTCACTTCGGAACACCCAAAAACGGACTATCGGCTTATGAACTTTCCTTGTTCTTCTCGATATTCGTGTTCTTGCAATTCTGGAATATGTTCAATGCCAAAGCTTATCGTACCGGCAAGAGTACTTTTTATAATATAGGCAAGAGCCAAGGTTTTATACTTATTGCTACGGTGATTGTCATCGGTCAAGTGTTTATCACTACTTTTGGTGGGCAGATGTTCAACGTAACCCCACTCAAGCTCACCGATTGGACAATCATCATTGGCGCTACCAGTCTCGTACTATGGACAGGAGAAATTCTCAGAGCCATAAAAACAGAAAAGTAATAGTCGCTTTTGCGTTACATACTTAGCCGAATTTTCAAACTTTGGCTAAGTTGATTACCCTAATAATCAAAATCCTTTAGTTACATTGTAGGGGCGATTGGCAAATCGCCCTCACAAAACAAAACTTTCCAGATAAGCTCTTTTTTTTGTATTAAAACTTTGCTGATTTGCTAATTTTCTCCTATCTTTGCCCCAGTATTAACTTAAATAAAGGTGTAGAAAACGGAATTAAATGTACTTTACTTTTAGTATTTTTGGGGAGGTTATTGCTAATGGTATCAAAGATTTTAAAAGAATATTTTATGTTAAAAGTAAAGAAAATGACGTTGAAAATAAACTAATTTCCGTAGACAGTATATGGTATGATAGTGATAACATTTCACCCAAAAAATAATCATTAAAACATCAACAATATGACTTTTTTAAAAACTCTCTTAGCCACTATCCTCGGATTCTTTATTTCTATGGGGATATGTTTTATTCTTTTCCTCATCTTCATCTCTGTGATGATAAGCTCAGTGGTAGGTGGTGCCAAAGGTGAAGAAGTGAGTGTGAAGGACAATTCTGTACTCGAACTTTCTTTTGAAGAACCATTAGTAGACTACGGCGAACGCATAACCTTTAAGGATTTCGACTATACCTCTGAATCCTATAACGGACTTAATGCAACTCTCAAAGCTATTGAGAACGCCAAAACCGACAAGCGTATCAAAGGTATTTACCTCAAAAGTACGGGTAACATCGGCGGATTAGCTTTCGCTCAAGAACTTCGTAAAGCTTTGGAGGATTTTAAGACTTCTGGCAAATTCGTCTTAGCTTATAGCGATGAAATTTCCCAACTCGATTACTATCTCCAAACCGTAGCCGATAAGGTGTATATTAGTCAGCTCGGAAGTGTTGCGCTCCGGGGTCTCTCTTCTGAAGTCCTTTTCTTCAAAGGGCTCCAAGAAAAAAGCGGTGTGCAAATGGAAGTGATTCGCCACGGCAAATACAAAAGCGCTGTAGAACCTTTCTTAGACAATAAGATGAGCGATAACAACCGCAAGCAACTCACCGAATTACTCTCTGCTATGTGGAACGTCATCGTTACCGATATCGCTAAAAGTCGTAATATTCCCGTAGAAAAACTCAATGAAATAGCTACCAATGTAGGTGGACGCACAGCACAGTTAGCTAAAAACAACGGACTCATAGACGGTATTCTTTTCCGCGATGAATTCGAGCAAATCATCTGTGATAAAACCGGTAGTAAAAGTATCGATAAGGTTGATTTTATCAATATTGAAGATTATGCCGAAGCCGTAGTAGGCAAAGCAACGGGCAAGCACTCCAAAAATAAGATAGCTGTTATCTATGCCGATGGTGAGATTATGCAAGGCGAAGGACGCGCTGAAATCGTAGGTAATGAAACCATTATCCGTGCCTTGCGCAAAGCCTCTGATAATAAAGATATAAAAGCTATTGTGCTTCGTATCAATTCCCCTGGTGGCGATGCCTTAGCCTCTGAATTGATGCACCGAGAAATCGAAGTTACTAAAAAGAAGAAAAAGGTATATGTCTCTATGGGCAACTATGCCGCTTCTGGTGGCTATTATATTGCGTGCAATGCTAACCGCATTTTTGCAGAAGCAGGTACTATCACCGGTTCTATTGGGGTATTCGGCGTAATTCCTAATGTAAATGCCTTAGCTACCAACTGGGGTATAAATGCCGAAACCGTAAGCACTCACCCCAACGCTCAGTTTTATAGTGTATTCCAAAAACCTACTGAACAATTCAAAAAAGAAATGACCGAATCTATTGAGCAAGTATATACTGTATTTTTAGATCGTGTAGCCAAAGGGCGTGGTAAAACGGTTGCCCAAATAGACTCCATTGCACAAGGAAGAGTATGGAGCGGTAAAGAAGCCCTTGCTAATGGTTTGGTAGACGAAATCGGCTCGCTAAACGATGCTATTGCCTACGCTGCTAAAGACAACGGACTCAAAGAATATCGCACCGTTTCTTACCCTACTTTCGAAATGGACTTTAAAGCAATGTTCCGCCGTTTTGGAGCGAATCTGAGAGGTGAGAACTTGCGCAATGAGATGGGTGTAGAAGCTTATGAAGTCTATCAGCAGGTGAAACATATCGCTCAGCAACGTGGAGTGCAAGCCCATTTAGAATACGATGTGAAACTGAAATAGTTATAAAAATTAACACAATATTAACACCTAAAAACTTGCTTAGTTCATTTTAAAGAAGTACATTTGTACAGTGAAATTCTAAATAGATGAAGTTATGAAACGAGCTACGTTTGAATATACCACAATGATTTTATCGAAAGTGAGTTTCGACCCTAACCTATTTTGTAAGGAACTTAAAAAAGCTATTGACAGGTTATTACCTTATGAAATAGAAGAATTGAAAGTTTGGTTAGATGACTACACCAAAAATAAGCCCGAACTGATGCAGTGTATGGTGCTTATGGATAAATGATAACAAAAGCTGCCTACTCTCGTAGGCAGCTTTTTCTTACTTCTTATCTCTTACCTAAAAATGAACATCACCAGTACTCAAAACCCCCTAATAAAGAAAATAGTTCTCCTCAGCGAGAAATCACGCGAGCGTAAAAAAGAAGGAATATGTGTAGTAGAAGGTGCGCGCGAGATACGCTTAGCCCTTGAAGGAGGCTACACTCTCGAAACATTGCTATATCAGCCTGAGATTTTTGCAGAAGAACACTTGCTAAAACTTCTTAGCCATACAGCTCAAAGAGTAAATCCTATCGCTATTAGCAAAGAAGTATACCAAAAGATTAGTTATCGCAGTTCTACTGAGGGGGTTATTGCCTTAATACAGACTAAAAAGCACAGTTTAGACACGCTAGCTTTTGTAACCGACTCTCCTTTGTTATTGGTAGCTGAAGCTCCTGAAAAACCAGGGAATATAGGGGCTCTCCTTCGCACTGCCGATGCTGCTAATATAGACGCTGTGATTATTGCCAATCCTAAAACTGACCTCTACAACCCTAATATTATACGTTCGAGCGTAGGTTGTGTGTTTACTGTTCCTATTGCAACGGGGAGCACTACTGAAGTGATTGATTTTCTCAAAGCCAAAGGTATCAATAGCTATTGCGCTGCTCTTACTGCCTTTAAACCTTATTACGAAGTATCGTTTGAGGAAGCCAGTGCTATCGTAGTAGGTACGGAAGACCAAGGTCTTACAGAGGAATGGCTTACTCATAGCACTCAGAACATTATTATCCCGATGGAAGGTGTAATCGACTCTATGAATGTATCAGTTGCTGCTGCGGTACTTATTTTTGAAGCGAAAAGACAAAGGGTAAATCTTAATTAATAAAATATTTATAGAGAACAAAGAGCTCCACTTAGCAAGCTAAGTGGAGCCCTTTATTATTATTTGTGTTCGTGTAGTCCGCATTCTTTTTTACTATTGCTTTCCCACCACCAACGACCTGCGCGAAAATCTTCACCCTCTTTGATAGCACGAGTACAAGGGGCACAGCCTATGCTCACAAAACCTTTGTCGTGTAACACATTATAAGGAATGTTATGTGCCTTGATAAAGGCTTTGGTATCTTCAAACGTCCAATGGAGGATAGGGCTGTATTTAAAGAGCTGGTAAGTATCGTCCCATTCGAGTATAGGGAGGTCTTTACGAGCATTACTTTGGTCGGCACGTAAACCTGTTACCCATACTTTCTTGCCTTTTAGTGCTCGGCTAAGGGGTTCTACTTTGCGTATATGACAGCACTCTTTGCGCAGCTCTACTGAGCGATAAAAAGACAAAGGGCCATTTTTGTGTACATATTCTTCTATATCGTGTGTTTTGGGATAATAAGGCAAAATATGTGTATTGTAGCGTTGCTCAGTGCTTTCCCAAACTGAGTAAGTTTCGTTGAACAAGCGACCGGTATCTAAAGTGAAAATACTGATAGGAATTTGGTTTGCGAGAATGAGGTGAGTAATAGCTTGGTCTTCTAACCCAAAGCTGGTTGAAAAAACTATCTCATTAGGAAATTGTTCAGCTAAAGAAGCGAGACCTTCTACTTCTGTTTTTTGTAAGAGAGCGTTATGTAATGTTGTTAATCGTTCTTTCATAGTGTTATTTATTGTCAGCAAAAGTGAGATAAGGCATAATTTCTTTTATAGGAACTTTCACTTCAAAAGGCGTATCTACATAAGGAGCTATCTCAAAAGGTTCATAGAACAAAATGAGAGCATCGGCTGCTACGCCCATTTGGTTAGGAAGACGAAAGATTCCATTTTCAAAATCAAACTTTTTATCATCTAAAGGAGTGATGGTGGCGTTTTGTTGTGCTTTCTCAAAATAACGTTTGGCTATTTGGGTTACTTTTTCTTCATCGGTAAAGAGGTTTTCATTGGTAATTACTTCGCCATTATCTAATGCAAAGTGAGTGAAAACTTTGGTTTGTATAGGTTGTGCTTCACCGGTAAAAGCATAACGGTTGGACACTAAAGAAAGCATCTTGCTATTTTGCCACATAATGCTATCAGTAGCGATAAACTCGAAAGCAGGGAGCTCAGGGAAATGTTCGTGAAGCTTATAGTAATCTTTTGTAAGGCTATCTAAAGCTTTTTCTATACTGATACCTTCCACTTGTAGAGAGTCGTCGTTGGAAAGGAGAAAATTGGAGAGTTGTAGCTCTATTTCTTGATTGAAATTCTTAGCAAACTCGCTATTACCGTTGCAATATAGATAGTTTAGGCTTACAGAGAAACAGTTATCTTCGCAATTCTCATCGCTACGTTCTATAGTTTTCTCTTCAAAGCTGATTTTTTGAGTACGGGTATAGTGACGGTAAATGCAGTAACCGCAGTAACCGATTATTATAATGAATATAAGACCTAAAATAAGGCTTAATTTTTTTATATTGTTTTTTTTCATTTTTTTAAAACCTTTGTCTGTAAAATTTCAACTTTACCAAAGTTTGGGGCGCAATTAATCATTTACAATTAATCACTAACCATTGACATAAATATTTCGGCATACCATTGCTGATAGGTTGATTTGTTTGTCGTTTACCAGTAGAGTCATAGAGTCGTCGAAGGGTTCTTTGCTGAGTACTTCTATTTCGTCGCCAAGAGCTATATTCATTTTGTTGAGGTAAACGAGAAATTCCTTAGAGGTGTTCTTTACCGCTGCACATATACCTTTATCGCCTTGTTTGAGCTCGCTTAATAGGGTTTGAATAGTGGTGGTAAAAACGCCTTCTTTGTTAGGAATCGGGTCGCCGTGGGGGTCTTTTTTAGGAAAATCGAGGAAAGCATCGAGGCGCTCTATAAGTTTTTCTGACTGTATATGTTCTAACTCTTCGGCTATTTCGTGCACTTCGTCCCAAGAGAAATTGAGTTTTTCGACTAAGAATACTTCCCAAAGACGATGTTTGCGAATGATAGCAATAGCTTTTTGCGTACCTTTTTTAGTGAGTGTTACCCCTTGATATTTTAC is from Capnocytophaga ochracea DSM 7271 and encodes:
- a CDS encoding aminopeptidase P family protein produces the protein MNTPEKLSLLRSKMQENHIDAFVVFSADPHLSEYLPKEWLERAWLSGFTGSAGFVVVTKDKAGLWTDSRYFVQSAIELKGSGIDLFKDGVEGTPDYADWLVSVLPAGATVALNALATSHIAWEKLQATLAAHNIKLVHKPLIDLIWTNREKDPLHHIFVHPDKWAGQTVAEKLTAIRKAMANHRTTLHLITALDDVAWTLNLRGSDVAYNPVFLGYIALSDKEATLFVDKAKLTPEVEAHLAAAKVNVRPYDEFYNYLATVKGQNILLAPNTNQAIFEALQKDNKLVQAPAPGNLMKAVKNATELEGFRTVMVRDGVAMVKFLYWLTHQVGKEPMTEYSIGKKLRDFRAEGKNFVGESFGSIIGYQGNGAIVHYSAPKHGSKEVHPEGSVLVDSGGQYLEGTTDITRTIPLGKVSQQFIDDSTLVLKGMIQLAMVQFPRGTRGVQLDAYARMALWKNHKDYGHGTGHGVGSFMNVHEGPQNIRKDLNPQVLLAGMVCSDEPGVYLENQYGIRHENLITVREVATNEFGTFYDFETLTLCPFMPSGINVALLTDVERQWLNAYHKTCEEKLAPLLEGDVKEWFLTLVKPL
- the gldA gene encoding gliding motility-associated ABC transporter ATP-binding subunit GldA, yielding MSVEVQQLTKIYGQQVAVNAISFQLEKGEITGFLGPNGAGKSTTMKMITGALTPTDGTITVNGIDILKNPIEAQRTIGYLPEHNPLYTEMYVREYLRFMAELYPKVPSDRIEEVIALTGLSSESDKKIEALSKGYRQRVGLASALIHDPEILILDEPTTGLDPNQLVEIRHIIKELGKRKTVLLSSHIMQEIQALADRVIVLHKGNIVLDKKMTELQNKEQIIEVAFDFRVEERLLRALPNIVSVHNVYDFLYQLQFDTSEDMRPTVFDFAKENGLKILQINHKHKDLEETFIQLTANN
- a CDS encoding LytR/AlgR family response regulator transcription factor — translated: MQLTCIIVDDEPMALQLLESYVVKTPFLRLVGKFSNAIDVLTFLYEGSAPDLIYMDIQMPELTGLQLSKKIPTSTKIVFTTAFDQYAIEGYKVNSIGYLLKPFDYAEFLETAQKALLLSTPSVTEKPLEIAQNYMFVKADYKQIKVMYDDILYIESLKDYVKIYLNSQSQPIVTLMSLKKLEEELPEERFMRVHRSFIVALDKVKVVERNQIVFGKQRITIAENCREAFLNKIMPNGQ
- a CDS encoding calcium-translocating P-type ATPase, PMCA-type produces the protein MADKHHYKGLTDAQVLESRQKYGENSLSSVEGEPLWKQFLEKFTDPIIIILLVALVFSFGVSTYEYVVHNEGFDAFLEPIGILFAVLLATGVAFYFEHKANKQFEILNQVNDEIYYKVIRNEHITQVLKKDIVVGDIVILETGEEVPADGELLEAVSMHINESTLTGEPLVHKTTNPSDFEAEATYPSNYVCRGTSVSDGHGIFEVKKVGDATEYGKVFEGVQIDNTVKTPLNEQLDKLAGMITKISYAIAILVIVGRLILYFTLPAHNINQIDWIDFGHYLLNTAMIAITVVVVAVPEGLPMSVTLSLAYSMRSMMATNNLVRKMHACETMGATTVICTDKTGTLTQNQMTIYETYFNRFTDEQLGEKLIAESMAVNSTAYLDFTDKEKPNVLGNPTEGALLLWLYGKGTNYLPIREGSEVLNQLTFSTERKYMATLVQSPALGKPVLYVKGAPEIVMTFCYEGGKFLSDIPQADFEAKLLQYQNQAMRTIGFAYKVIDDPNTVISENGKLVVNGLNFIGITAISDPVRPDVPASIEECLHAGIQVKIVTGDTPGTAREIARQIHLWDDTCTERNQITGVEFAAMSDTELLDRITDLRVISRARPLDKARLVNLLQQKGEVVAVTGDGTNDAPALKAAQVGLSMGDGTSVAKEASDITILDNSFSSIGKAVMWGRSLYLNIQRFILFQMTINVAACIIVLIGAFLGVESPLTVTQMLWVNLIMDTFAALALASLPPSNRVMNDKPRARGANIITKPMTKGIFGVGGFFVVLLFGFIQYFKNEDITSLTQFSITDYFSHFFHFGTPKNGLSAYELSLFFSIFVFLQFWNMFNAKAYRTGKSTFYNIGKSQGFILIATVIVIGQVFITTFGGQMFNVTPLKLTDWTIIIGATSLVLWTGEILRAIKTEK
- the sppA gene encoding signal peptide peptidase SppA, with translation MTFLKTLLATILGFFISMGICFILFLIFISVMISSVVGGAKGEEVSVKDNSVLELSFEEPLVDYGERITFKDFDYTSESYNGLNATLKAIENAKTDKRIKGIYLKSTGNIGGLAFAQELRKALEDFKTSGKFVLAYSDEISQLDYYLQTVADKVYISQLGSVALRGLSSEVLFFKGLQEKSGVQMEVIRHGKYKSAVEPFLDNKMSDNNRKQLTELLSAMWNVIVTDIAKSRNIPVEKLNEIATNVGGRTAQLAKNNGLIDGILFRDEFEQIICDKTGSKSIDKVDFINIEDYAEAVVGKATGKHSKNKIAVIYADGEIMQGEGRAEIVGNETIIRALRKASDNKDIKAIVLRINSPGGDALASELMHREIEVTKKKKKVYVSMGNYAASGGYYIACNANRIFAEAGTITGSIGVFGVIPNVNALATNWGINAETVSTHPNAQFYSVFQKPTEQFKKEMTESIEQVYTVFLDRVAKGRGKTVAQIDSIAQGRVWSGKEALANGLVDEIGSLNDAIAYAAKDNGLKEYRTVSYPTFEMDFKAMFRRFGANLRGENLRNEMGVEAYEVYQQVKHIAQQRGVQAHLEYDVKLK